One segment of Hippopotamus amphibius kiboko isolate mHipAmp2 chromosome 2, mHipAmp2.hap2, whole genome shotgun sequence DNA contains the following:
- the CSPG4 gene encoding chondroitin sulfate proteoglycan 4, protein MRPRPRLALPAPALALALTLATWVGPASAASFFGENHLEVPVAMALTDIDLQLEFSTSQPEALLLLAAGPTDYLLLQLYSGRLQVRFILDQEEVRMQTPAETLLSDSVPHTVGLTVADSWASLSVDGLLNASAHVQQAPLEAPYGLFLGGTGSLGLPYLARASRPLRGCLRAATLNGRSLLQPLTPDVPEGCAEELSVGDDVAMGFSGPHSLAAFPAWDTRDKGTLEFILTTRSQQAPLAFQAGGRHGDFIYVDISEGHLRAVVEKGQGTILLHNSVPVADGQPHEVSVHLDAHRLEISVDQYPTRTSNRGVLSYLEPQGSLLLGGLDAEASRHLQEHRLGLAVNVSLLGCMEDLSINGQRRGLREASLTRSMAAGCRLEEDEYEEDAYGPYEAFSTLAPEAWLAMELPEPCVPEPGLPPIFANFTRLLTVSPLVVAEGGTAWLEWRHVQPTLDLSEAELRKSQVLFSVSRGARHGELELDIPGAQARKMFTLLDVVNRKARFVHDGSEDTSDQLMLEVSVTARGSVPSCLRRGQTYILPIQINPVNDLPRVVFPHGSLMVILEHTQKPLGPEVFQAYDPDSACEGLTFQLLGAPSSLPVERRDQPGEPATEFSCRELEAGSLVYIHRGGPALDLTFRVSDGLQASPPVTLKVVAVRPAMQIRRNTGLRLAQGSAAPVLPANLSVETNAVGQDVSVLFRVAGALKFGELQKQGAGGAEGTEWRATQAFHQWDVEQGRVRYLSTDTQHRAEDTTENVALEVQVGQEALSNLSFPVTVQRATVWLLRLEPLHTQNTQQEALTTAHLEATLEEAGPSPTTFHYEVVQAPRKGNLQLQGTRLSDGQSFTQDDLQAGRVTYGATARASEAVEDSFHFRVTAPPHFSPLYTFPIHIGGDPDAPVLTNVLLSVPEGGWGVLSADHLFVKSLNSASYLYEVMERPRHGRLVWKGAQDRATVVTSFTNEDLLHGRLVYQHDDSETTEDDIPFVATRQGEGSGDMAWEEVRGVFRVAIQPTNDHAPVQTISRVFHVARGGRRLLTTDDVAFSDADSGFADAQLVLTRKDLLFGSIVAVDEPTRPIYRFTQEDLRKRRVLFVHSGADRGWIQLQVSDGQHQATALLEVQASEPYLRVANGSSLVVPQGGQGTIDTAVLHLDTNLDIRSGDEIHYRVTAGPRWGQLLRASQPVTAFSQQDLLDGVIAYSHNGSLSPRDTLAFSVEAGPMHTDATLPVTIALEGPLAPLHLVQNKKVYVFQGEAAEIRRDQLEAAQEAVPPADIVFSVKTPPSAGYLVMLSHGATAAEPPSLDPVHSFSQEAVDAGRVLYLHSRPEAWSDAFSLDVSSGLGAPLEDIRVELEVLPAAIPLEAQNFSVPEGGTRTLAPPLLRITGPYFPTLPGLDLQVLEPPQHGVLQREEGPQDRTLSTFSWREVEQQLIRYVHDGSETLADSFVLVANASEVDRQSHPVAFAVTILPVNDHPPVLTTNTGLQMWEGATVPIPTEALKGTDSDSGPEDLVYTLEQPSNGRVVLRAAPGTEVHSFTQVQLDGGLVLFSHRGALDGGFRFSLSDGKHTSAGHFFRVMAQKQLLLSLEGSRALTACPGSTQPLSSQSLRASSSAGTDPHHLLYHVVQGPQLGRLFHTQRGSTGEVLGNFTQAEVYAGNVLYEHEMPAEPFWEAHDTLELRLSSPPAPDVAATLAVTVSFEAACPQRPSRLWRNTGLWVSEGQRAEITTAALDASNLLASVPSPQRSEHDVLFQITQFPTRGQLSVSEEPLHAGQPHFLQSELAAGQLVYTHGGGGTQQDGFRFRAHLQGPAGASVVGPQTSEAFTVTVRDVNARPPQPQTSVPLRLTRGSRSAVSRAQLSVVDPDSAPGEIEYAVQRAPHNGFLSLAGASPGPVTRFTQADVDAGQLAFVANGSSVAGIFQLSVSDGASPPLPMSLAVDVLPSSIEVQLRAPLEVPQALGRSSLSRQQLRVVSDREEPDAAYRLTQGPQYGHLLVGGQPATAFSQFQVDQGEVVFAFTNFSSSHDQFSILALARGANVSATVNVTVRALLRVWTGGPWPQGTTLRLDPTVLDAGELANRTGSVPRFRLLAGPRHGRVVRVPRARTEPRGGQLVEQFTQQDLEDGRLGLEVGRPEGSSSGPAGDSLTLELWARGVPPAVASLDFATEPYNASRPYRVALLSLPEAARTDAGEPEAGTPTGKPGPAASSPVPTVASGGFLGFLEANMFSIIIPVCLVILLLALTVPLLFYLRKRNKTGKHDVQVLTAKPRNGLAGDAETFRKVEPGQAIPLTAVPGQGPPPGGQPDPELLQFCRTSNPALKNGQYWV, encoded by the exons CCTCCTTCTTCGGGGAGAACCACCTGGAGGTGCCTGTGGCCATGGCTCTGACCGACATAGACCTACAGCTGGAGTTTTCCACGTCCCAGCCCGAAGCCCTACTTCTGCTGGCAGCAGGCCCCACTGACTATCTCCTCCTGCAACTCTACTCTGGACGCCTGCAG GTCAGATTTATCCTGGACCAGGAGGAGGTGAGGATGCAGACCCCGGCAGAGACACTGCTGAGTGACTCCGTCCCCCACACTGTGGGGCTGACTGTGGCAGACAGCTGGGCCTCGCTGTCCGTCGACGGGCTCCTGAATGCCTCAGCCCACGTCCAGCAGGCCCCGCTGGAGGCCCCCTACGGGCTCTTCCTGGGGGGCACCGGGAGCCTGGGCCTGCCCTACCTGGCGAGAGCCAGCCGACCCCTGCGCGGTTGCCTCCGCGCAGCCACCCTCAATGGCCGCAGCCTGCTTCAGCCGCTGACCCCGGACGTGCCCGAGGGCTGTGCTGAGGAGCTCTCCGTCGGTGACGACGTGGCCATGGGCTTCTCTGGGCCCCACTCACTGGCTGCCTTCCCCGCCTGGGACACGCGGGACAAAGGCACCCTGGAGTTCATACTCACCACACGCAGCCAGCAGGCGCCCCTGGCCTTCCAGGCAGGGGGCCGGCATGGGGACTTCATCTACGTGGACATATCTGAGGGCCACCTGCGCGCCGTGGTGGAGAAGGGCCAGGGCACAATATTGCTCCACAACAGTGTGCCTGTGGCCGACGGGCAGCCCCACGAGGTCAGTGTCCACTTGGATGCTCACCGGCTGGAAATCTCCGTGGACCAGTACCCCACGCGTACTTCCAACCGCGGGGTCCTCAGCTACCTGGAGCCGCAAGGCAGTCTCCTCCTCGGGGGGCTGGACGCAGAGGCCTCGCGCCATCTCCAGGAACACCGCCTGGGCCTGGCCGTCAATGTCTCTCTGCTGGGCTGCATGGAAGATCTCAGCATCAATGGCCAGAGGCGGGGGCTCCGGGAGGCCTCGCTGACTCGCAGCATGGCGGCCGGCTGCAGGCTCGAGGAAGATGAGTACGAGGAGGACGCCTATGGCCCCTACGAAGCTTTCTCCACCCTGGCACCCGAGGCCTGGCTGGCCATGGAGCTGCCTGAGCCCTGCGTGCCCGAACCAGGGCTGCCTCCGATCTTTGCCAATTTCACCCGGCTGCTGACCGTCAGCCCGCTGGTGGTGGCCGAGGGCGGCACGGCCTGGCTGGAGTGGCGGCACGTGCAGCCCACGCTGGACCTGAGCGAGGCCGAGCTGCGCAAATCCCAGGTGCTGTTCAGCGTGAGCCGCGGGGCCCGCCACGGCGAGCTAGAGCTGGACATCCCGGGCGCCCAGGCGCGGAAGATGTTCACCCTCCTGGACGTGGTGAACCGCAAGGCCCGCTTCGTCCATGACGGCTCTGAGGACACCTCCGACCAGCTGATGCTCGAGGTGTCAGTGACGGCTCGGGGGTCTGTGCCCTCCTGCCTTCGGAGGGGCCAAACGTACATCCTGCCCATTCAGATAAACCCTGTCAACGACCTGCCCCGCGTCGTCTTCCCGCACGGCAGCCTCATGGTGATCCTGGAGCACACTCAGAAGCCGCTGGGGCCGGAGGTCTTCCAGGCCTACGACCCAGACTCTGCCTGTGAGGGTCTCACCTTCCAGCTCCTCGGtgccccctccagcctccctgtGGAGCGCCGAGACCAGCCCGGGGAGCCAGCGACCGAGTTCTCCTGCCGGGAGCTGGAGGCAGGCAGCCTCGTGTACATCCACCGCGGTGGGCCCGCCCTGGACCTGACGTTCCGGGTCAGTGACGGGCTTCAGGCCAGCCCTCCGGTCACGCTGAAGGTGGTGGCCGTCCGGCCGGCCATGCAGATCCGCCGTAACACGGGGCTGCGCCTGGCCCAGGGCTCCGCGGCCCCTGTCTTGCCCGCCAACCTGTCAGTGGAGACCAATGCCGTGGGGCAGGATGTGAGCGTGCTGTTCCGAGTCGCCGGGGCCCTGAAGTTTGGGGAGCTGCAGAAGCAGGGGGCAGGCGGGGCGGAGGGCACTGAGTGGCGGGCCACGCAGGCCTTTCACCAGTGGGACGTGGAGCAGGGCCGGGTGAGGTACCTGAGCACCGACACGCAGCACCGCGCCGAGGACACCACGGAGAACGTGGCCCTGGAGGTGCAGGTGGGCCAGGAGGCCCTGAGCAATCTGTCCTTCCCAGTGACGGTCCAGAGAGCCACGGTGTGGCTGCTGCGGCTAGAGCCTCTGCACACCCAGAACACCCAGCAGGAGGCCCTCACCACAGCCCACCTGGAAGCCACCCTGGAGGAGGCAGGCCCAAGCCCCACCACCTTCCACTATGAGGTGGTTCAGGCCCCTAGGAAGGGTAATCTTCAGCTACAGGGCACGCGGCTGTCAGACGGTCAGAGCTTCACCCAGGACGATCTGCAGGCCGGCCGGGTGACCTACGGGGCCACAGCACGTGCCTCAGAGGCCGTCGAGGACTCCTTCCATTTCCGGGTCACCGCTCCGCCACACTTCTCCCCACTCTACACTTTCCCCATCCACATCGGTGGTGATCCAGATGCCCCCGTCCTCACCAACGTCCTCCTCTCAGTGCCTGAGGGCGGCTGGGGTGTCCTCTCTGCTGATCACCTCTTTGTCAAGAGTCTCAACAGTGCCAGCTACCTCTATGAGGTCATGGAGCGGCCCCGCCATGGCAGGTTGGTGTGGAAGGGGGCACAGGACAGGGCCACCGTGGTGACATCCTTCACCAACGAGGACCTGCTACATGGCCGGCTGGTCTACCAGCATGACGACTCCGAGACCACGGAAGATGACATCCCCTTCGTGGCTACCCGCCAGGGCGAGGGCAGTGGTGACATGGCCTGGGAGGAGGTACGGGGTGTCTTCCGTGTGGCCATCCAGCCCACGAATGACCATGCCCCTGTGCAGACCATCAGCCGGGTCTTCCACGTGGCGCGCGGTGGGCGGCGGCTGCTGACCACAGACGACGTGGCCTTCAGCGACGCCGACTCCGGCTTTGCCGATGCTCAGCTGGTGCTGACCCGCAAGGACCTCCTCTTCGGCAGTATCGTGGCTGTCGACGAGCCCACTCGGCCCATCTACCGCTTCACCCAGGAGGACCTCAGGAAGAGACGCGTCCTGTTCGTGCACTCGGGGGCCGACCGCGGCTGGATCCAGCTGCAGGTGTCTGACGGCCAGCACCAGGCCACCGCGCTGCTCGAAGTGCAGGCCTCGGAGCCCTACCTCCGTGTGGCCAATGGCTCCAGCCTTGTGGTGCCTCAAGGAGGCCAGGGCACCATCGACACAGCTGTGCTACACCTGGACACCAACCTAGATATCCGCAGTGGGGATGAGATCCACTACCGTGTCACGGCTGGCCCACGCTGGGGGCAGCTGCTCCGGGCCAGCCAGCCAGTCACAGCCTTCTCCCAGCAGGACCTGCTGGATGGGGTCATTGCTTACAGCCACAACGGCAGCCTTAGCCCCCGTGATACCCTGGCCTTCTCTGTGGAGGCGGGGCCTATGCACACGGATGCCACCCTACCAGTGACCATTGCCTTAGAGGGGCCACTGGCCCCACTGCACCTGGTCCAGAACAAGAAGGTCTATGTCTTCCAGGGGGAGGCGGCTGAGATCAGAAGAGACCAGCTGGAG GCAGCCCAGGAGGCAGTGCCACCGGCAGACATTGTGTTCTCCGTGAAGACCCCACCAAGCGCTGGCTACCTGGTGATGTTGTCCCACGGCGCCACAGCAGCCGAGCCGCCCAGCCTGGACCCTGTGCACAGCTTCTCCCAGGAGGCAGTGGACGCGGGCAGGGTCCTGTACCTGCACTCCCGCCCTGAGGCCTGGAGCGATGCCTTCTCCCTGGATGTGTCCTCAGGCCTGGGTGCTCCCCTTGAGGACATCCGCGTGGAGCTGGAGGTGCTGCCCGCTGCCATCCCGCTGGAGGCGCAGAACTTCAGCGTCCCCGAGGGCGGCACCCGCACCCTGGCCCCGCCCCTGCTGCGCATCACTGGGCCCTACTTCCCCACGCTGCCGGGCCTTGACCTGCAGGTGCTGGAACCACCCCAGCACGGGGTgctgcagagagaggaaggacctcaAGACAGGACCCTCAGCACCTTCTCCTGGAGAGAG GTGGAACAGCAGCTGATCCGCTACGTGCACGACGGGAGTGAGACGCTGGCAGACAGTTTCGTCCTAGTGGCTAATGCCTCAGAGGTGGACCGTCAGAGCCATCCCGTGGCCTTCGCCGTCACCATCCTGCCTGTCAACGACCATCCGCCCGTCCTCACCACAAACACAGGCCTGCAG ATGTGGGAGGGGGCCACTGTGCCCATCCCTACGGAGGCCCTCAAGGGCACAGACAGTGACTCGGGACCTGAGGACCTGGTCTACACCCTCGAGCAGCCCAGCAACGGCCGGGTGGTGCTGCGGGCAGCGCCAGGCACTGAAGTCCACAGCTTCACCCAGGTCCAGCTAGACGGCGGGCTCGTGCTATTCTCACACAGAG GAGCCCTGGACGGAGGCTTCCGCTTCAGCCTGTCTGATGGCAAGCATACGTCTGCGGGACACTTCTTCCGGGTGATGGCCCAGAAGCAGCTGCTCCTCTCGCTGGAGGGTAGCCGGGCGCTGACCGCCTGCCCAG GGTCCACCCAGCCGCTCAGCAGCCAGAGCCTGAGAGCCAGTTCCAGTGCGGGCACCGACCCCCACCACCTGCTCTACCACGTGGTGCAGGGCCCCCAGCTTGGCCGGCTGTTCCACACCCAGCGGGGCAGCACTGGGGAGGTCCTGGGGAACTTCACTCAGGCAGAG GTGTATGCTGGGAACGTTCTGTATGAGCACGAGATGCCCGCCGAGCCCTTCTGGGAGGCCCACGACACCCTGGAGCTCCGGCTgtcctcaccccctgcccctgaTGTGGCCGCCACCCTTGCTGTGACTGTGTCTTTCGAGGCTGCCTGTCCCCAGCGCCCCAGCCGCCTCTGGAGGAACACAG GTCTCTGGGTCTCTGAGGGCCAACGAGCCGAGATCACCACGGCCGCCCTCGATGCCTCCAACCTGCTGGCAAGCGTTCCGTCACCCCAGCGCTCAGAGCACGACGTGCTCTTCCAGATCACGCAGTTCCCCACGCGGGGCCAGCTGTCGGTGTCCGAGGAGCCCCTCCACGCCGGGCAGCCCCACTTCCTGCAGTCCGAGCTGGCCGCAGGACAGCTGGTGTACACCCACGGCGGCGGGGGCACCCAGCAGGATGGCTTCCGCTTCCGCGCCCACCTCCAGGGGCCGGCAGGGGCCTCCGTGGTGGGACCCCAAACCTCAGAGGCTTTTACCGTCACAGTGCGGGACGTGAACGCGCGGCCCCCACAGCCGCAGACCTCCGTCCCGCTCAGGCTCACCCGGGGCTCCCGCAGCGCCGTCTCCCGGGCCCAGCTGAGCGTGGTGGACCCAGACTCGGCTCCTGGGGAGATCGAGTACGCGGTGCAGCGGGCGCCCCACAACGGCTTCCTGAGCCTGGCGGGGGCCAGCCCGGGGCCTGTGACCCGCTTCACGCAGGCCGACGTGGATGCAGGGCAGCTGGCCTTTGTGGCCAATGGGAGCAGCGTGGCGGGCATCTTCCAGCTGAGCGTGTCCGACGGGGCCAGCCCACCCCTGCCCATGTCCCTGGCCGTGGATGTCCTGCCCTCGTCCATTGAGGTGCAGCTGCGGGCACCCCTAGAGGTGCCCCAAGCTTTAGGGCGCTCTTCCCTGAGCCGGCAGCAGCTCCGGGTGGTTTCCGACCGGGAGGAGCCAGACGCAGCCTACCGCCTCACTCAGGGGCCCCAGTACGGGCATCTCCTGGTGGGCGGGCAGCCTGCCACAGCCTTCAGCCAGTTCCAGGTAGACCAGGGTGAGGTGGTCTTTGCTTTTACCAACTTCTCCTCCTCTCACGACCAATTCAGCATCCTGGCACTGGCCAGGGGTGCCAACGTATCTGCCACGGTGAACGTCACCGTGAGGGCTCTGCTGCGTGTGTGGACAGGTGGGCCGTGGCCCCAGGGCACCACCCTGCGCCTGGATCCCACTGTCTTAGATGCGGGCGAGCTGGCCAACCGCACAGGCAGTGTGCCGCGTTTCCGGCTCCTGGCAGGACCCCGGCACGGCCGCGTAGTTCGCGTGCCCCGGGCCAGGACAGAGCCCAGGGGCGGCCAGCTTGTGGAGCAGTTCACCCAGCAGGACCTTGAGGATggaaggctggggctggaggtTGGCAGGCCAGAGGGTAGCTCTTCTGGACCTGCAGGCGACAGTCTCACTCTGGAGCTGTGGGCAAGGGGT